The DNA segment CACTCTCCGCGAAAGCGCCGACGGCCTTCCTGAGCTGTTCGTTGGCGGACAGCTCGGAGGCGTACACCTCGGGAAACCCGCCGCCGATCACCAGCCCGCGGGTCCCGTCGGGCAGTCCCTCGTCCCGCAACGGATCGAAGACGACGACGTCGGCCCCGGCGGCGGCGAGCAACTCGGCCTGCTCGGCATAGGAAAACGTGAACGCGGCCCCACCGGCCACGGCGACCACCGGCAGCCCGCCCGGGGGCACCTCCCTGCTCGGAGAGCTCGGGGGAGCTTGAGGACGAGGCCGTTCAGGCCGGAAGCGGAGGTCCGGGGCCGGGGAGGGAAGGGGCGGCGGGAGCGGGGAAACCAGAGCCGTACCCGCATCCCACCCCGCACACGACAACGCCCCGGCCCCCCGGGCCAGCGAGACCAAGGCCTCCAGATCACACCCCCCAGCCACCTGCGCAGCCATCGCGCCGACCGCGTCGACCGCCCCCGCCCGCCGCTCGGCGACCGGCACCAGCCCCAGATGCCGGGACGGCGTCTCGGCCCGGGCGGCCCGCCGCAGAACACCCAGCACGGGCACGCCGACGGAGTCGAGCGCCTCCCGCAGCAACGCCTCGTGCCGGTCCGAGGCGACCTTGTTGAGGATCACGCCCCCGATCCGTACCTCCGGATCCCAGGAGACGAACCCGTGCACCAGCGCCGCCACCGACCGCGACTGCGCCGACGCGTCCACCACCAGCACCACCGGCGCCCGCAGCAGCTTCGCCACCTGGGCCGTGGAGGCCAGCTCCCCTTCGCCCGCGGCCCCGTCGTACAGCCCCATCACACCCTCGACGACCGCGATGTCACACCCGCGCGCCCCGTGCAGGAACAACGGCCCGATCAGCTCGGACCCGCACAGATACGCGTCCAGGTTGCGCCCCACGCGCCCGGTGGCGAGCGCGTGATACCCGGGGTCGATGTAGTCCGGCCCGACCTTGTGCGGGGACACGGCAAGCCCCCGCGCGGTGAGCGCGGCCATCAGCCCCGTGGCGACGGTGGTCTTGCCACTGCCCGAGGAGGGTGCGGCGACGACCAGCCGAGGCACCGACGACATCACCACTCGATGCCCCTCTGCCCCTTCTGCCCCGCGTCCATCGGATGCTTGACCTTGGACATGTCGGTGACCAGGTCGGCGAGTTCCACGAGCTGCTCCGGCGCGTTCCGCCCGGTGATCACGACATGCTGGGTCCCGGGCCGACCACGCAGCACCTCGACGACCTCGTCGGTGTCGACCCACCCCCAGTGCATCGGGTACGCGAACTCATCGAGAACGTACAGTTTGTACGTCTCGGCGGCCAGGTCCCGCTTGACCTGCTCCCAGCCCTCCCGGGCCTTCTCCTCGTTGTCCATCTGGGCGTCCCGCTGCACCCAGGACCAGCCCTCGCCCATCTTGTGCCACCCGACGCTGCCGCCCTCGCCGGAGGCACCGAGCACCCGCAGCGCGTTCTCCTCACCGACCTTCCACTTCGCCGACTTGACGAACTGGAACACCCCGATCGGCCAGCCCTGGTTCCAGGCCCGCAGCGCCAGCCCGAAGGCGGCCGTCGACTTGCCCTTCCCGATGCCCGTGTGTACGACGACCAGCGGACGATTGCGCCGCTGCCGGGTCGTCAGCCCGTCGTCCGGTACGACACTCGGCTGTCCCTTCGGCACTACGCGGCCCTCCTCGCGCCGGTGGCCCCCTGCACGTCCCTGACCAGCCCGGCGATCGAGTCCGCCCGCAGCTCGTCCAGCGTCACCGCCGCTCCCCCCAGCTCACCCGCGAGCTGCCCGGCGAGTCCCAGCCGCACCGGCCCCGACTCGCAGTCCACGACCACGCAGGCCGTCCCCTCGGCGGCGAACAGCCGTGCCGCCCGCCCGGCGAGGGCGACCGGCTCGGGGCCGCCGGTGGCCCGTCCGTCCGTCACCACGACCACCAGCGCCCGCCGCGCGGGGTCGCGCAACCGCTCCACACGCAGCACGTCGTGCGCCTTGAGCAGCCCGGCCGCCAGCGGCGTACGCCCGCCGGTCGGCAGCGACTCCAGCCGGACCGCCGCCGCGTCCACGGAGGAGGTCGGCGGCAGTACGACCTCGGCCGCCGACCCGCGGAAGGTCACCAGCCCCACCTTGTCCCGCCGCTGGTAGGCGTCGAGCAGCAGCGACAGCACGGCACCCTTGACGGCACTCATCCGCTGCCGCGCAGCCATCGATCCGGAGGCGTCCACGACGAACAGCACGAGATTGGACTCGTGGCCCTCCCGCACCGCCTGCCTGAGATCGTCCCGCCGGACCACCAGCCCCGGGCCGCTGCGCCCCCGCGCCCGCTGATGCGGCGCGGCGGCCTGCACGGTGGCCGCCAGGTGCAGCCCGGTCAGCGCACCCCGGGGCCGCCGGGCCCCTGTGGTCCGCCCGTGCTCGGCCCGCGCCCGCGAGCGCCGCCCGGCGACACCCTCGCCGAGCCCGGGCACGCTCAGCACCTTCGTACGGAAGGGCTCGGCGGCACGCGCCGGAGTCCGCTCGCCCGCTCCGCCACCGGAACCCGGCTGCGGCTCGCTGCCCTCCCCGGCCTCGGGCCGGGCGACGGTGTCACCGTCGCTCTGCGGGCCGTCGTCGGGCTGGGGCTGCCCGCCGGGGCCACCGCCGGGCCCCGGGCCGGGATCGTCGTCGCCCTCGTCCCCACCGGGGCCGCCGAACTCCTCCAGCGTCTCGTCGAGCTTGTCCTCGTCGAGACCGGGCGCGTCGAAGGGCGAACGGCGCCTGCGGTGCGGCAGTGCCAGCAACGCGGCCTGCCGTACGTCCTCGGCGAGCACGTCGGTCCGCCCGGCCCAGGCCGCCAGCGCGGTCGCCGTGCGCGCCATCACGATGTCGGCCCGCATGCCGTCCACCTCGAACGCGGCACAGGTCGCCGCGATCTGCCGCAGCGCCCCGTCGCCGAGCCGCACCGACGGCAGCAGTTCCCGCGCCGCCACGATCCGCGCCCGTACGGCGGCCTCCTCGCCGGCCCAGCGGGCGGCGAAGCCGGCCGGGTCGTCGTCGTACGCCAGCCGCCGCCTGACGACCTCCACCCGCTGGTCGGGCTCGCGCGAGGCCGTGACCTCGACGGTCAGCCCGAACCGGTCGAGGAGCTGGGGCCGCAGCTCGCCCTCCTCGGGATTCATGGTCCCGACGAGCAGGAAACGGGCCGCGTGGCGCACGGAGACGCCTTCGCGCTCGACGTACGAGGCGCCCATCGCGGCGGCGTCGAGCAGGAGGTCGACGAGGTGATCGTGCAGGAGATTGACCTCGTCGACGTAGAGGATCCCGCGATGCGCGTCGGCGAGCAGGCCCGGTTCGAAGGCTTTGACGCCCTCGGAGAGCGCCCGCTCGATGTCGAGTGCGCCCACCAGCCGGTCCTCGGAGGCGCCGACGGGCAGTTCGACCATCCGAGCCGGCCTCTCGGCCCCGGGCCCCGGCTCGTGCGGCCCGTCCGGGCACGCGGGGTCGGGGGAGCGGGGGGCACAGGAGAAACGGCACCCGGAGACGACGTCCACCGCCGGCAGGAGCGCCGAAAGGGCACGCACGGCCGTGGACTTGGCGGTGCCTTTCTCACCACGGACCAGTACGCCACCGACCTGCGACGACACCGCGTTGAGCAGCAGTGCGAGCCGTAGGTCGTCCTGGCCGACAACGGCCGTGAACGGGAACGGGGTGGTCACTTGTCGTCACCCTCCAAGTCGCCTTCGAGCTCCAGATAGGTGGCACGCAGCCGCTCGAGTGTGTCCGCGTCCGGCTCCGCCCACAGACCGCGGTCGGCGGCCTCCAGCAAGCGTTCGGTAATGCCCCTCAGGGCCCAGGGATTGGACTTGCGCATGAAGTCCTGGTTCTCGGTGTCGAAGACGTACTCCGCGCTGAGCTTCTCGTACATCCAGTCGTCCACGACCCCGGCCGTGGCGTCGTACCCGAAGAGGTAGTCCACGGTGGCCGCCATCTCGAAGGCGCCCTTGTAGCCGTGCCGGCGCATGGCCGCCATCCAGCGCGGGTTGACCACCCGGGCCCGGAAGACCCGGTGCGTCTCCTCGCCCAGCGTCCGGGTCCTCACCTGGTCCGGGGTCGCCGAGTCGCCGACGTACGCCTCCGGGCTCGTGCCCGTCAGGTGCCGCACCATGGCGACCATGCCGCCGTGGTACTGGAAGTAGTCGTCCGCGTCGACGAGATCGTGCTCGCGCGTGTCGACGTTCTTCGCCGCCACCGCGATCCGCCGGAACGCCGTCTCCATGTCGCCGCGCGCCGCCCGCCCGTCGAGCCCGCGCCCGTAGGCGTAACCGCCCCAGACCGCGTACACCTCGGCGAGGTCCGCGTCGGAGCGCCAGTTGCGGGCGTCGATCAGCGGCAGCAGGCCGGCACCGTACGCGCCCGGCTTGGAGCCGAAGATGCGGGCGGTGGCCCGCCGCCGGTCGCCGTGTTCGGCGGTGTCCGCGTCGGCGTGCGCCTTCACGAAGTTCGACTCCGCGGGCTCGTCCAGTCCGGCCACCGCCCGTACCGCGTCGTCGATCAGCCCCACCACGTGCGGGAAGGCGTCCCGGAAGAACCCGGAGATGCGGACCGTGACGTCGATGCGCGGCCGGCCCAGCTCCTCCGAAGGGACCACCTCGAAGCCGGTCACCCGGCGCGACGCGTCGTCCCACACCGGGCGGCAGCCCAGCAGCGCCAGGATCTCGGCGATGTCGTCGCCCTGGGTGCGCATCGCTGACGTGCCCCACACCGTCAGACCGACCGACTTCGGGTACTCGCCCGTGTCCTGCAGATACCGCTGGACCAGTGAGTCCGCCAGCGACTGCCCCACCTCCCAGCTCAGCCGGGACGGAATGGCCTTGGGGTCGACGGAGTAGAAGTTCCGGCCGGTCGGGAGCACGTTGACCAGCCCGCGCGTCGGTGAACCGGACGGGCCCGCCGGGACGTATCCGCCGTCCAGCGCGCGCAGGATGTGCCCGATCTCGTCCGTCGTCCGGGCGAGCCGGGGCACGACCTCGGTGCAGGCGAACTCCACCACGGCCACCGCGCCCGGGAGTTCGGCGCCCAGCACCTCACGCACCAGCGGCGCGCTCTCCTCGACCGCCCAGCAGCGCTCCTCCATGCCCTCCGCGATCCGCCGGCACAACTGCTCCAGCAGGTCGACCGCGTCGGCGGCCGAGCGGGCCGGGCCGTCCACCAGTTCCGTCAGTTCCACCGGTGCCTTCACCGGGGCGCCGGGCTCGGCCAGCAACTCCTTCTCCACCAGCCCGAAGTGCTCGGCGAGCGAGGCCCGCAGGCCCGGCAGCGCGTTCGCCCGACCGCCCCACACCTGCGAGGCACGCAGCACCGCGAGCACCAGGTTGACGCGCGGCTCGCCGACCGGGCCGCCGCCGAGGATGTGCAGACCGTCTCTGATCTGCACGTCCTTGATCTCGCACAGGTAACCGTCGATGTGCATGACGAACGAGTCGAAGTCGTCGTCGTCCGGCTGGTCGTCCACATGCAGGTCGTGATGCAGCTCGGCGGCTTTGACCAGGGTCCAGATCTGCGCCCGTACCGCCGGGGCCTTCTCCGGGTCCAGGTCGGAGACGAGCGCGTACTCGTCGAGGAGCTGCTCCAGTTTCGCCAGGTCGCCGTAGGTGTCGGCACGCGCCATCGGCGGGACGAGGTGATCGACCACCGTCGCGTGCCCGCGACGCTTGGCCTGGGTGCCCTCACCGGGGTCGTTGACGATGAACGGGTAGATCAGCGGGAGGTCGCCGAGAACCGCGTCCGGAGCGCAGCCCGCGCTCAGCCCGAGGCCCTTGCCGGGCAGCCACTCCATCGTGCCGTGCTTGCCCATGTGCACGATCGCGTCGGCGCCGAAACTGTTCTCCAGCCAGCGGTAGGCGGCCAGGTAGTGGTGCGACGGCGGTATGTCGGGGTCGTGGTAGATCGCGATGGGGTTCTCGCCGAAGCCGCGCGGCGGCTGGATCACCACCACGACGTTCCCGAACCGGAGGGAGGCCAGCACGATGTCGTCGCCGTCGACGTACAGCGAGCCGGGCGGCTCTCCCCACGTCTCGGTCATCGCGTCCCGCAGCGCCGGGTCCAGCGTCCGGAACCACGCCCGGTAGTCCGCCAGCGGCACCCGCGCGGGCGCGGCCGCCAGCTGGTCCTCCGTCAGCCACTCGACGTCGTGGCCGCCCGCCGCGATGAGCCGGTGGATCAGCTCGTCGCCGCCGGAGGGGTAGTCGGTGAGCGTGTACCCGGCGTCCCGCAGCGCGTCCAGCACCCGCACCGCCGAGGCGGGGGTGTCCAGGCCGACCGCGTTGCCGACGCGCGAGTGCTTGGTCGGATACGCGGTGAAGACCAGCGCGAGCTTCTTCTCGGCGTTCGCCTTGTGCTTCAGTGCCGCGTGCCGCACGGCGATCCCGGCGACCCGCGAGGCCCGCTCGGGGTCGGCGACGTAGACCGGGACGTCGTCAGGGCCCTGCTCCTTGAAGGAGAAGGGGACCGTGACCAGGCGGCCGTCGAACTCCGGGATGGCGACCTGCATCGCCGCATCCATGGGGGAGAGGGCGGCGTCCGAGGCCTCCCAGGCGGCCCGTGACGAGGTCAGGCACAGCCCTTGCAGCACCGGCACGTTCAGGTCGGCGAGGGCACCGATGTCCCAGGCCTCCTCGTCGCCGCCCGCCGACGCCTGCGAGGCGTGCGTGCCGCCGGACGCGAGCACCGTGGCGACCAGTGTGTCCGCGCGCCCGAGGATCCCGTACAGCCCGGGGTCGGCGCCGCGCAGCGAACCGCAGTACACCGGCAGGGCGTTGGCGCCGCGCGCCTCGATCGCGTCGCACAGGGTTTCCACGAAGGCGGTGTTGCCGCTCAGTTCATGGGCCCGGTAGAAGAGCACACCGACGGTCGGGCGGCCCTCCCGTACGGCGCGGGTGCCGTGGACGCCGTACTCCGGCATCCTCCGCGGCTGTTCGAACCCCTCGCCGGTGAGCAGCACGGTGTCCGACAGGAACCGGGCCAGCTCGGTCAGGTTGTCCGGGCCGCCCTCCACGAGGTACTCCAGCGCCTCCGCCACGACACCGGCGGGCACCGACGACTCGGCCATCAGCTCCGCGTCCGGCACGGCCTCCCCGCCGAGCAGCACTGTCGGGATCCCGGAGGCCCTGAGCGCCGCGAGCCCGTCCTCCCATGCGCGCTTGCCGCCCAGCAGCCGTACGACGACGAGGTCCGCGCCGTCCAGCAGCGCGGGCAGCCCGGCCGTCACGTCCACGCGGGTCGGGTTGCCGATCCGGTAGGACGCGCCGGTGACGGCGCGGGCCGCCAGCAGATCGGTATCGGCGGTAGACAACAACAACACTGTGCTCATGCGGGCGCTCCCGGTGGAATGAAAGGCAGTCCTTGCGGCGCGCCGGACTCGATGAGCCGCCACAGCGCGTCCGTGTCCGCGTGCTGTTCGATCAGGTCGCCGAGCCGGTCGAGCTGCTCCTCGCGCAGCGCGGCGAACGAGGTGCCGGGGGCGGGTACGAAACGGCGCCCCGCGGCGGCGGCCACCTCGTGCAGGAAGGCCCGGCGGAACCCGTCCGACTCCAGCGAGCCGTGCCAGTGCGTGCCCCAGGCCGCTTCGACCCGGCAGCCGTCCAGGCTGTGTCCCCGGTCGTCGGAGATGAACACCTCACCTCCCCGTACGTCGGCGACCCCGTGGTGGATCTCGTAGCCCTCGACGGGCTCCCCGAGGGCCTGTCCGACGGGCCGCGCGAGTGTCTTCTCCCGCGCGAACCGGACCCGTACGGGCAGGATGCCGAGCCCGTCGACCCGGCCGGCGCGGCTTTCCACGTCGTCCTCGATGCGCTCGCCGAGGATCTGGAAGCCGCCGCAGATCCCGAGTACGGGCCGCCCCTCGGCCGCCCGCCGCCCCAGCGCGTGGGCGAGCCCGCGCTCCCGCAGCCACTGAAGCGCCCGTACGGTGCCGCGTGTCCCCGGCACCACCACGAGGTCGGCGTCGGCCAGTTCCTCGGGCCGGTCCACGAAGCGGACCACGACGCCCGGTTCGGCGGCCAGCGCGTCCACGTCCGTGAAGTTGGACATCAGCGGCACCGCGCACACGGCGACCCGCAGCACGTCCTCGCCGACCGGCGCGGCGACCGCGGACTCCCGCACGGCGCCCCGCAGGGACACCGCCAGTCCGTCCTCCTCGTCGATACCGAGCCCGTGGCGGAAGGGCAGCACGCCGTACGTGTGCCGCCCGGTGAGACCGTGCAGCATGTCCAGGCCCGGCTCGAGGAGCGACACATCGCCCCGGAACTTGTTCACCAGGAACCCGGCGACCAGTTCCTGGTCCTCGGGGGACAGCAGCGCGACGGTGCCGAAGAAGGAGGCGAAGACGCCGCCGCGGTCGATGTCGCCGACGACGAGGACGGGGAGCCCGGCGTTCCTGGCGATCCCCATGTTGACGATGTCGGTGCGCCGCAGGTTGATCTCGGCCGGGCTGCCGGCCCCTTCGCAGATCACCGCGTCATACGTGCCCCGCAACTGTGCGAGACAGTCCAGCACCGTGCCCAGGAGTTGCTGTTGCCGCCCGCCGTGGTAGCCGCGCGCGCTCAGCTCTCCGACCGCCCGGCCCAGCAGGACGACCTGGCTGCTCCGTTCCCCGCCGGGCTTGAGCAGCACCGGGTTCATCAGCGCGTGCGGCTCCACCCGGCAGGCCTGGGCCTGCATGGCCTGCGCCCGGCCGATCTCGGCGCCCTCCCGCGTCACGAACGAGTTCAGCGACATGTTCTGCGCCTTGAACGGCGCGACCTTGACGCCCTGCCGCACCAGCCACCGGCAGATCCCGGCGGTCACCACACTCTTGCCGGCGTCCGACGTCGTACCGGCGACCAGCAGGCCCCCACCGCTCATGACGTACGTCCCTTCCCGCGGCGCGCCGACCGCATCGCCGCTCGCACCGCGGGCCGCGCGACGGCGCCGGCACCGAGCGCCAGCCAGCCGACGCGGCGCGAGAGCCGTACCGCGCGGTCGATGTCCTCAACGGCCACGGCACGGCCGCCGCCGTTGAGGACGGGCCGGTGCTCGACCCGCCCGGCGTAGGACAGCGTCCCTCCGAGCCGCACGCCGAGCGCGCCCGCGAAGGACGCCTCCACGGGCCCGGCGTTGGGACTCGGATGCGTGGCGGCATCCGCGCGCCAGGCCCGCACCGCGCCCCGCGGGTCCGGCCCGGCGGCCGAGGCGAGGACGGCGGTCAGCCGCGCCCCGGGCCACCCGGCGACGTCGTCGAGGCGCGCGGAGGCCCAGCCGTAGCGCAGGTGGCGGGGGGACTTGTGGCCGACCATGGCGTCCAGGGTGTTGACGGCCCGGAACCCGAGCAGCCCCGGCACACCGGCGAAGGCCCCCCACACCAGGGCGCCCACCACGGCGTCGGAGGTGTTCTCGGCGACGGACTCCACGACCGCGCGGGCGATCCCGTCGGCGTCCAGTGCCTGCGGGTCCCGCCCGCACAGGTGCGGCAGCCGCGCCCGTGCCGCGGCGATGCCCTCGGCGGTCCCGGACTCCAGGGCGCGCCCGATGGCTCGGGCCTCCCGGGCCAGCGACGTCCCTCCGACGACGGCCCAGGTGGCCGCGCCGGTCAGGGCGACGGAGGCGGCGGGGGAGGACCGCACACAGCGGGCGGCCAGGCTCCCCAGAGCGACGGCCCCGCCGACGCAGATGGCGGTGTGCAGCGCGCCCCGGCCCCGGTCGTCCCGCCACAGCATGTGTTCCACGGCAGCCGCGGCCCGCCCGAAAGCGGCGACCGGATGCCCTCGGCGGGGATCGCCGAGGAGCAGGTCGCCGAGGAGGCCGGCAGCGGCGCCGTACGCGAACGCGCGATCGGCACCCATGGGTTCAGCCGGTGAGGGATCCGGTGGGGGCGGTCGCCCCGGGCGGGGGCGGGGCGTCGTTGGTCGACCTCGACAGGCAGCCGGGCATGACGATATGTCCTCACTCAGGGTGTCCACGCCCTGGTTCGACGAGACCGGCGGCGAGAGTTCCTGGCTCCCGGGGTGGTTCACCCCGGTGACAGTGGCGGGACCGCGCCGGAATCGCACCGGCTTCCTCTCCTGCCGCCCGTAGTGGCTTCGGCAGTCCACCATGGTCCGGAAGAACCGTCAACTTGCCGTTGACCTGCGAGGCTGAAGTGTGCTGAGGCCCACAGAGGGGTTCGGGAGGGTGAACCCCGAAGGCGGCACGGGCACGGTGAACGGGCGGTACGGAGGCAACGCGCCCCGCACCGCCCGTCGCGCGGCCGTCAGGCCATGATCAGGTGGATCCCGTACGCCACCGCCGCCGCGCACGCCGCGAAGCAGGCGTAGGCACCGGTGACCGCGAGGGCCGCGGACCCGCCCTGGGCGGCGGCCCGTTCACGGCGGGACAGGCCGGTGATGCCCAAGGTGAACAGGGCCACCAGCGCCACGGTGACCACGAGGCTGACGCCGAAGACGGAACCGAGGGCGGCCCAGTCGATCTTCATGGTGCTCTTCTTCCTTCGCGTCCTGCTGTGGGGGTCAGACCGTGGTCTTGGCCGGAGGGGCCGTCGGGTCGGCGGGGGCCGGGACGGTGGCCGAGAGTTCGTCGCTCACGTGGCCCGCCGGCGGGATGGCCA comes from the Streptomyces sp. KMM 9044 genome and includes:
- a CDS encoding cobyrinate a,c-diamide synthase, which codes for MSSVPRLVVAAPSSGSGKTTVATGLMAALTARGLAVSPHKVGPDYIDPGYHALATGRVGRNLDAYLCGSELIGPLFLHGARGCDIAVVEGVMGLYDGAAGEGELASTAQVAKLLRAPVVLVVDASAQSRSVAALVHGFVSWDPEVRIGGVILNKVASDRHEALLREALDSVGVPVLGVLRRAARAETPSRHLGLVPVAERRAGAVDAVGAMAAQVAGGCDLEALVSLARGAGALSCAGWDAGTALVSPLPPPLPSPAPDLRFRPERPRPQAPPSSPSREVPPGGLPVVAVAGGAAFTFSYAEQAELLAAAGADVVVFDPLRDEGLPDGTRGLVIGGGFPEVYASELSANEQLRKAVGAFAESGAPVAAECAGLLYLCRELDGLPMCGTLGASARMTGRLTLGYRDAVAVSDSVLAGAGARVRGHEFHRTAVEPGAGGNPAWGVRAPAPRVEGFVQRGVHASYLHTHWASEPGVARRFVERCRTS
- the cobO gene encoding cob(I)yrinic acid a,c-diamide adenosyltransferase, whose product is MPKGQPSVVPDDGLTTRQRRNRPLVVVHTGIGKGKSTAAFGLALRAWNQGWPIGVFQFVKSAKWKVGEENALRVLGASGEGGSVGWHKMGEGWSWVQRDAQMDNEEKAREGWEQVKRDLAAETYKLYVLDEFAYPMHWGWVDTDEVVEVLRGRPGTQHVVITGRNAPEQLVELADLVTDMSKVKHPMDAGQKGQRGIEW
- a CDS encoding putative cobaltochelatase; protein product: MTTPFPFTAVVGQDDLRLALLLNAVSSQVGGVLVRGEKGTAKSTAVRALSALLPAVDVVSGCRFSCAPRSPDPACPDGPHEPGPGAERPARMVELPVGASEDRLVGALDIERALSEGVKAFEPGLLADAHRGILYVDEVNLLHDHLVDLLLDAAAMGASYVEREGVSVRHAARFLLVGTMNPEEGELRPQLLDRFGLTVEVTASREPDQRVEVVRRRLAYDDDPAGFAARWAGEEAAVRARIVAARELLPSVRLGDGALRQIAATCAAFEVDGMRADIVMARTATALAAWAGRTDVLAEDVRQAALLALPHRRRRSPFDAPGLDEDKLDETLEEFGGPGGDEGDDDPGPGPGGGPGGQPQPDDGPQSDGDTVARPEAGEGSEPQPGSGGGAGERTPARAAEPFRTKVLSVPGLGEGVAGRRSRARAEHGRTTGARRPRGALTGLHLAATVQAAAPHQRARGRSGPGLVVRRDDLRQAVREGHESNLVLFVVDASGSMAARQRMSAVKGAVLSLLLDAYQRRDKVGLVTFRGSAAEVVLPPTSSVDAAAVRLESLPTGGRTPLAAGLLKAHDVLRVERLRDPARRALVVVVTDGRATGGPEPVALAGRAARLFAAEGTACVVVDCESGPVRLGLAGQLAGELGGAAVTLDELRADSIAGLVRDVQGATGARRAA
- the cobN gene encoding cobaltochelatase subunit CobN — translated: MSTVLLLSTADTDLLAARAVTGASYRIGNPTRVDVTAGLPALLDGADLVVVRLLGGKRAWEDGLAALRASGIPTVLLGGEAVPDAELMAESSVPAGVVAEALEYLVEGGPDNLTELARFLSDTVLLTGEGFEQPRRMPEYGVHGTRAVREGRPTVGVLFYRAHELSGNTAFVETLCDAIEARGANALPVYCGSLRGADPGLYGILGRADTLVATVLASGGTHASQASAGGDEEAWDIGALADLNVPVLQGLCLTSSRAAWEASDAALSPMDAAMQVAIPEFDGRLVTVPFSFKEQGPDDVPVYVADPERASRVAGIAVRHAALKHKANAEKKLALVFTAYPTKHSRVGNAVGLDTPASAVRVLDALRDAGYTLTDYPSGGDELIHRLIAAGGHDVEWLTEDQLAAAPARVPLADYRAWFRTLDPALRDAMTETWGEPPGSLYVDGDDIVLASLRFGNVVVVIQPPRGFGENPIAIYHDPDIPPSHHYLAAYRWLENSFGADAIVHMGKHGTMEWLPGKGLGLSAGCAPDAVLGDLPLIYPFIVNDPGEGTQAKRRGHATVVDHLVPPMARADTYGDLAKLEQLLDEYALVSDLDPEKAPAVRAQIWTLVKAAELHHDLHVDDQPDDDDFDSFVMHIDGYLCEIKDVQIRDGLHILGGGPVGEPRVNLVLAVLRASQVWGGRANALPGLRASLAEHFGLVEKELLAEPGAPVKAPVELTELVDGPARSAADAVDLLEQLCRRIAEGMEERCWAVEESAPLVREVLGAELPGAVAVVEFACTEVVPRLARTTDEIGHILRALDGGYVPAGPSGSPTRGLVNVLPTGRNFYSVDPKAIPSRLSWEVGQSLADSLVQRYLQDTGEYPKSVGLTVWGTSAMRTQGDDIAEILALLGCRPVWDDASRRVTGFEVVPSEELGRPRIDVTVRISGFFRDAFPHVVGLIDDAVRAVAGLDEPAESNFVKAHADADTAEHGDRRRATARIFGSKPGAYGAGLLPLIDARNWRSDADLAEVYAVWGGYAYGRGLDGRAARGDMETAFRRIAVAAKNVDTREHDLVDADDYFQYHGGMVAMVRHLTGTSPEAYVGDSATPDQVRTRTLGEETHRVFRARVVNPRWMAAMRRHGYKGAFEMAATVDYLFGYDATAGVVDDWMYEKLSAEYVFDTENQDFMRKSNPWALRGITERLLEAADRGLWAEPDADTLERLRATYLELEGDLEGDDK
- a CDS encoding cobyric acid synthase, translating into MSGGGLLVAGTTSDAGKSVVTAGICRWLVRQGVKVAPFKAQNMSLNSFVTREGAEIGRAQAMQAQACRVEPHALMNPVLLKPGGERSSQVVLLGRAVGELSARGYHGGRQQQLLGTVLDCLAQLRGTYDAVICEGAGSPAEINLRRTDIVNMGIARNAGLPVLVVGDIDRGGVFASFFGTVALLSPEDQELVAGFLVNKFRGDVSLLEPGLDMLHGLTGRHTYGVLPFRHGLGIDEEDGLAVSLRGAVRESAVAAPVGEDVLRVAVCAVPLMSNFTDVDALAAEPGVVVRFVDRPEELADADLVVVPGTRGTVRALQWLRERGLAHALGRRAAEGRPVLGICGGFQILGERIEDDVESRAGRVDGLGILPVRVRFAREKTLARPVGQALGEPVEGYEIHHGVADVRGGEVFISDDRGHSLDGCRVEAAWGTHWHGSLESDGFRRAFLHEVAAAAGRRFVPAPGTSFAALREEQLDRLGDLIEQHADTDALWRLIESGAPQGLPFIPPGAPA
- a CDS encoding cobalamin biosynthesis protein; its protein translation is MGADRAFAYGAAAGLLGDLLLGDPRRGHPVAAFGRAAAAVEHMLWRDDRGRGALHTAICVGGAVALGSLAARCVRSSPAASVALTGAATWAVVGGTSLAREARAIGRALESGTAEGIAAARARLPHLCGRDPQALDADGIARAVVESVAENTSDAVVGALVWGAFAGVPGLLGFRAVNTLDAMVGHKSPRHLRYGWASARLDDVAGWPGARLTAVLASAAGPDPRGAVRAWRADAATHPSPNAGPVEASFAGALGVRLGGTLSYAGRVEHRPVLNGGGRAVAVEDIDRAVRLSRRVGWLALGAGAVARPAVRAAMRSARRGKGRTS